TTCAATGCTTTATTATTTTACACTTTAGCTATTGTACCTAGCTTCGAAATAAATGAATTTGATTGGGAAGAATTTGTTACAGGCAAAGGTATTTGGCTTTTAATAACTCCACTATTATTATTTATAATAAATGGCTTGATTAGTAGTAATCAGAAAGCTATAATTACATTTTGGAGAATTAAAAATCCTTTACCTGCCTGTAGAGCATTTTCTCATTATTCCAAAAAAGATGATAGGATTGACCTAAATAACCTCGAATTAAATTATAGTCCTCTTCCTCAACTTGCAAAAGAACAAAACTCATTATGGTATAAAATTTATAAAACCTATCAAGAAGAACCTTTAGTAAAAAAGAGTCATAAAGACTTCTTACTTGGTAGAGATATGTGTTCAATCGCTTTATTGTTTTTAATTTTTGGAGGTATAATTGGATTATTTATGATGCCAAGTAATACCAAATGGTGGTATTTGTTTTTTACTATTTTTCAATTTTTCATTTTGGCTATTGTGACTCAGAACCATGGAAAAAGATTCGTTTGTAACGTTCTTGCTCTTGAAACATCTAATAAAGTATGATAGATATAAGTATAGATATGCTTTCTTTAGGGAATGCAGATTCAATAATTGTTTGGCTCAAAGACCATAATAATAACAATTTTGTAATTCTCATTGATGGTGGAAATAAAAGCGATGGTGATAAGGTAATTGACCATATGGACAAATACATTTTGAAAGATGCAGGTAAGTTTGCGCCAGATTTAGTTATTTGCACTCATCACGATAAAGACCATATTGGAGGACTTATTAAAGTTGTTGAACATTATGGTAATAAGATAAAGCAAGTATGGATAAATAATCCAGCGGAACATGTTAGTTCAGCAACCTATCAAACTCTTAAAAAACATTTTCAATTAAAATCTGCAAATAAACAGTATCAAGTAATACTTGAATCCTTAACTAATGTAGATGATTTTATCAATTTAGTTGATTCCAAGGGTATTACTAGAGAAAATGCTCTTTATGGTCAATCGCTTTTCAACGGTGTAATAAAAATATTAGGACCTTCGAAAGAATTTTATGACTCGCTACTTCCTGGTATGGGAAATATAGAGAATTACGTTTCATCTGAAGCGTCTTATGCATTCAACTCAATTTTTGGAACAGCGATAGTTAACGAAACTTTAGAAAAAAATTCGCCATGTCCAATAGTTGATGAGGAAAATTCCACTTCGGCTACAAATAATTCAAGTGTTATACTTGAAATAATCGCAAAAGAAAATAGTCGATATTTATTTACTGGAGATGCAGGAGTACAAGCATTTGAAGATGTTGAAAATAGATTTAATCTGGAAAATATTCATTGGTTAGATGTTCCTCACCATGGTTCTAGAAGAAATCTATCCTCGAGACTTATTGAAACTATGTCACCTAATGTATGTTATGTTTCAGCCAAAGGAGGACATAAACATCCGAGAAGAGCTTTAGTCAATTGTCTAAAAAAGCATGGAGCAAAGGTATATAGTACTCATAAAGGAGGAGACAAATGGCATCACAGAGGGAATTTTCCAGATAGAGAAAACTATTCGTCAGCACCTGAAATATAGAATAAACACGAACGCACAAAAACGTATATAAAAAATAGCGGTTTAATCGCTTAATCATTACAAAATGAACAAATTAAAGGTTAGTTATAATCCGAAAAGTTAGTACTTAAAATCCGCTACTTTTCATATACAAGACCGTAGACGCTAACTGAAAAAAACCAATCTGAAATAAATGATATTTAAAGGAATTAATGACCAAACTGTTGAATTTAGCATAACTAACTACCAGTTTCCTGAAATAAGTGATTGCGAATATGACTCAAATTGGTTGTTGGTTTATTTAAAAGTAAAAAGTGATTATGGAAATTGGGAAACGATTGATCCTTCACTTTTGGTAAAAGATTTAAAAGAAATAATCGAATGGTTTGAAAAACTTTCAAATGACATTGAAACGGATTCTGATTCGCTTGTGTTTATGGAACCGAATTTGAAATTTGAATTAATAAAAAATCAATCAGATTTAAAAACTGTCCGACTAATATTTGACTTGGAATCTCGACCGCAAAATGCAAATGATAATAAAGAATATTATGTTGACTGCGAAATGGACAATGCGGAATTAAAAAAAGTTGCGAAGGAATTGACGAAAGAATTAGAATCGTTTCCCGAAAGAATAATCGGATGAAAAAAGCCAGCAAACAACAAAGTCTGAACGTAATGCAGAGTTTAGAGCTTAATCGAAAAGTCTGTATATATTTATAAAGTCGCTACCCCGATAGCTGTCGGGAATAGATTTAGCTTTGGATAAGAAAAAATAAAACTAAACAATAAGCTTTAGCTGCGTGCTAAGAAGGTAACATAAGGTTTCCTTGCCCATGTACTAAACTTCACCAAACGGATGGCTACAAGCTAAAAACCTAACAAGATTTAGAATTCAGGCAACCATTTAATTAGATTTTGCGTCTTTATATATACAAAGGCACTTGAAATCTAAAACTTTAAAGGACATGTTAGAAAACCCAAAGGTGAATATCAAAATTAAACTTGCTGCTTTATGGGCTTCAGCAACTTTCTGTTATTTATATGGAGATTATTTTGAACTCTACACACCAGGAAAAATAAACAGTTTACTTACCGGAGAAAATATTCTAGATAGTCCCACTAAATTATTATTAGCCTCAATGATTTTGGCAACTTCATCAGTAATGGTTGCACTTTCAATTCTCCTAAAACCGAAAATAAATCGTATTCTAAATATTGTATTTGGAATATTGTTTACAACAATGATGCTATTTATTGGCTTCAATTCAAATACCGAGTGGTATAGTTTCTATGTGTTCTTGGCATTTTTAGAAAGTATCATTACCGCATTAATTGTTTGGTATGCTTGGAAGTGGCCTAAAGAAAAACAAATACTTTAAAAAAAAGCCAGTTACCTTCAACGTAAATAATTTATTGCTGGTTCTAGTCTACTTACCAAAATTCATACAGATTGCCTATTCAGTTTTTATTTTCTAATTTAGGTACTTAACCACGCAGCAAACCATAGCCAAACACGTTGAGCGTCATTTGAGGAACCTATGAAAAAAGCAAATTTTAATCTAGCATTTCTGATTTTAATTATAATTCTATTTTCATTATTTGTGTATAGCGGAATAGAAATCTCTGAGGGCAAATCAGAAAACATAGAATGGAAAACTGGACGTTTTATAATAACCGATTTGACTAAAGTAATCGGGATTTTATTAGTTCTGACCTTGCCAACTTATGTTTACTTAAAGAAAAAATATTACTCTACTAGCCAAAAGATATAAGTTGTGACATTGTAGTTTATAATTCTGGACAAAATATCTAAACTACATCTAAAAATGTTAGATTACTCCACTGAGATATTGAATTTGATTGAATCTGAACTGCAAGAGAAAGAATAAAGGAAGTACAAGAACGTATATAGCTAGTTCTCGTATACTTCTGAAAATCATCTAGTATTTTCTATTTAATTTTTGTTTGTCTAATTACGTACTAATCCACAAAACATACCATACCCGGTTCCATTGTATGCACCGCTATAAAGTCAAAAACAGTAAATTGATTTAAACAATCAGTAATCTGCTTAATTCCTTTCAATAAAATGCCTGCAATTTTGTGGTATAAAATCACAAACAGTTGAAATGGCAAATTCAAAGTTAATTTCTTTCGAACTTTCACACTTCTATCCAAATATAGAACTTCAAAAATTCTGGGAGTTCTTTGTTGACCATAGATGGTATTCTCAATCTGATATTATGGCAGGAGAAGTTGTTGTTGTTAAAGAAGGTAAAGACCATCCACAGGGATTGGGAGCCGTTAGAAAAATTTTGATTGGAAATATAAATCTTACCGAAGATATTGTTGGTTTTGACCCACCAAATTATTTCAGTTATGCCGTACATGAAGGCGGTATGCCCGTAAACAGATACCGAGGAGAATTTTTCTACGAATCCAAAAATGGCGGTATGTTATGGAAATACAAAGGAAGCTTTGAGCCAAAATATTTTGGTACAGGTTGGTTTTTTAAATGGTTTCTAAAATCCAGGATGAAATCACAACTTCCTGTATGGGAGAAAGGATATAATGCATATCACAATGTAAATAGCCAACCATGAAATTAATAAGCGCAAAGACGCGAATTTTACTCAAACTTTTTCTTCCTCAGCGAAAAAAAGCCAATCCTAAATATGCAATTCCCGAGTCAGATAAAAATCTGTCCGGGAAAACCATTGTCCTCACAGGTGGAACAGACGGCATAGGAAGGGTAGCCATTGAAATGCTTTATAAAATGAATGCTAACCTTGTATTGTTAGCTAGGAATCGCAAGAAAGTCCAAAAACAAATTGAAGAATTGAAGTTGCCAAAAAGGCAAAATACAATAGATTTTGAAGTTTGTGATTTGGCATCTATGAGCAGTGTAAAAGATTGTGCCCATCGTATTTTAAAGAAATACGGCAACATAGATGTTCTGGTAAATTGTGCAGGGATCAATTCTACCGATAAATCAGTTAGTAAAGATGGTTTTGAATTGAATTGGGCTATCAATTATTTAGCGCCATACCTTTTGAGCAATCTGCTTTTAGAAAGGCTGAAAGAATCGGCACCTGCCCGAATAGTGAATGTAACTACCAACACCGATTTTTTGGAAAAAATCAACTTCGATGACATTGAAAAACAATCTGATTTTGATACGGACGATAACTATTCCGCATCTAAATTATCATTGAATATGTTCTCCATTGATCTAGCTGAAAGACTTAAAAATACTGCTGTCACGGTAAATTATCTTTATCCAGGCTACATTAAATCGAACTTATTGCGACACCTGAAAGGAGGAGCGAAACTAATGCAATTTATGATGAATATTATGGCATCACCAACCGAAGTGGGAGCAGACAGAATCGTAAGACTAGCCATATCTTCTGAATATAAAGATGTTACAGGAGTATATGTAACAGAAGACCAAATTACGCCACCACATAGCGAAGCTCAAATAAAATCAAAAAGAGAAAAGCTTGAACAAATTACTGTAAAGGCATTAAAACAATGGTTATAAAATTACAATTGAACAATTTTTAATATAAAAATCTAACTAAATGGAAAATCTAAAAAACACTGAAGCTAATAGAGTGTTAGCACAGAAAGTCATAGCAGCAATTAGTAATGACAATTGGGAATACGTGAATGAAGTTTTTGCAGAAGATGCTGTGGTCTGGGTAGCTGGTAGTATGCCCATTTCAGGTACACATACCAAAGATTTTGTAATCGTAGCTGGTAAAAGAACAAGAGAAGGTTTTCCTAAAGGTCTAATTCTTACTGCAAAAGCCATGACCGTAGAAGGTAATCGGGTTGCCATTGAAGCTGAATCTCTTGGAAAACATATTAGTGGTAAAACGTACAACAACCATTTTCATATTCTAATGGAAATTAAAGACGGAAAGGTTTGTACATGGAAGGAATATATGGATACCATGCACGCAAATGATGTGTTTTTCGGATAATTGATTCAAAGAAATCTGATGTGTAAATCATTATATTAACAAGATGAAAGAATTTAGGGAAATAAAATCAATTAGTCAGATGCATCACCTTTTAGGATTGAACAAGCCTATGCATCCGGCAATTTCATTAGTAAATATGAAGGATGTAAAACTCTCTAAAGAGCTGTTCAATCAAAAATACATCTGGGATTTTTATATGATTTCTTTAAAATTCGAGAATTGTGAACTTCAGTATGGCAGACAATACTACGATTTTGAAGAAGGAACGTTGGTCTTTAGTTCTCCCGGACAAGTATTCGAAGCAAAAAAACAACCCGAAACATTAAATGAAAACGGTTGGGCATTATACTTTCATTCAGATTTAATTCAAAAATCTGATTTAGGCAAGAACATAAAATCTTATGGATTCTTTTCTTATAAGTCCAATGAAGCCTTACATCTATCGGAAAAGGAAAAGGAAAAAATCTCACGATGCATAGATGCAATAGAAGACGAATGTCAGCAAAATATAGACAAGCATAGTCAAACCGTAATTGTTTCAAATTTGGAATTATTACTTAACTATTGCAATAGATTTTATGACCGGCAATTTTATACCCGTAGTACACACCAACAAGATGTCGTAGAAAAAATCGAAGAATTATTGGTCAATTTCTTTAATACGGACAATTCCATACAACAAGGGATTCCAACTGTAAAATTTTGTGCAGACCAAGTGAATCTTTCACCAAACTATTTGAGTGATTTACTGAAAAAAGAGACAGGAAAGAATACGCAAGAGCATATCCATTTTCACCTTATTGAAAAAGCTAAAAATCTATTATTATCATCAAATGCATCCGTAAGTGGTATTGCTTACGATTTAGGTTTTGAGTATCCACAGTCTTTTGGAACCCTTTTTAAAAAGAAAGTTGGTATGTCACCAAATAAATACAGACAATTAAATTAATTCTAAAGCAAAAAAACAATGGTAAAATATTTAACCTTCGCAAAGCGAAAAGACGGAATGTCGCACGAAGATTTTGCAAACTACTATGCAAATCAACATACACCTCTATGTGTTGAACTTCTTCCTATTTTAAAAAAATGTACAATAAGAAGAAATTTTCTTCTGGGTAACCAGATAATTTATCCTCAAGGCTTTTCAGGTGAATTAGAATATGACGTGGTAACAGAATCTATTTGGTCTAACCCAGAAGCATTCAATCAATTTCTAGAAGACATTAATAACACGGAAATTCAGGCAAAGATCAATGAAGACGAAAAGAACCTTTTTAAACCAGGCTCTATTAGGGTAGTTATGGTCGAAGTTTCCGAACATAAAAACGAATAGATCATGAAAGTAATGATAACAGGGTCTACGGGAATGGTAGGTAAAGGGGTTTTGTTAGAATGTTTGGATGATAAAAACATTAAAGAAATTCTTTTGATCAATAGAAGCTCCATAACTATAGATCATCCTAAAATCAAAGAAGTGTTACATGACAATTTTACGGATTTTAGCCCTATTCAAAGTGAGTTTGAAAATCTCGGTGCCTGTTTTCATTGTATGGGCGTTTCATCTGCAGGATTAAGTGATGAAGCCTATTATAAATTGACTTATACCATTACCGAAGAATTGGTGAATACCACCTATAATGCTAGCCCTAACATACTATTTACCTATGTCTCAGGACAAGGCACTGATAGCAGTGAAAAAAGTACCACCATGTGGGCAAGAGTAAAAGGCAAAACCGAAAACATGATTTTCAACAAAGGTTTTAAAGATGCCTATGCTTTTAGACCCGGAATGATATTACCGGAACGCGGAGTAAAATCAAAGACCAAAATATATAACCTCATGTATGTGATCACTAGACCTATTTTTCCATTGTTCAGGAAAATGAAATCTGTTACCACGACCACAAGAATAGGTAAGGCCATGATCAATCTAATAGATCACCCGCAAGAGTTAAAATTATTGGAAGGCAATGATATCAATACCATTGCAAAAATATAGGGAGTACCTTATTATACACTTGCTTTAAACCTATACCGGAATTAAAAAACAGCTATTGTAAGTAAGACGATCATGAAATTACCATAATTTCTTACTTATTAGTATCTTACCTTTCTATGCCCGATAAAATACATCTTGAAAATATCTTGTTTTTAGATATTGAGACCGTGCCAGAAAAAAGTGCTTTTGACCAGTTGGATGATACCACCAAAGAACTGTGGGCTCATAAATCTCAATACCAACGAAAAGACGAAATTACGGCAGAGGATTTTTATGAACGTGCCGGTATTTGGGCGGAGTTTGGTAAAATCATTTGTATTTCGGTAGGTTATTTTATTATTCAAGGTGACCGAAGAAGTTTTAGGATCACCACATTTTACGGTGAAGAAAACAAGCTTCTACAGGATTTTAAAGACCTATTGGACGAGCATTTTAACCATGCCAAGCATGTGCTTTGCGCCCATAACGGTAAAGAGTTCGATTTCCCCTATATTGCCCGTAGAATGATTATTCACGGCATATCATTGCCCCAGAAACTAGACTTGTTCGGCAAAAAACCCTGGGAAGTACCACACATAGATACCATGGAGCTTTGGAAGTTTGGTGATTACAAGCATTATACCTCCTTAAAATTAATGGCACATGTGCTGGGCATTCCATCACCCAAAGAGGATATTGATGGCAGTATGGTACGCGTGGTCTATTATGAACAGAACGATTTAAACCGCATTATCACCTATTGCGAATTAGATGTGCTTACTACTGCCCAGGTCTATTTACGACTAAGAAACCAACCGGTATTAAAAGATGATGAAGTAAAGAAAGTAGCCAAATAATAGATTTGAGTTAAAAAAAGCATCTAACGATATAAATACATGACTAATGATGTAATTTTGTTTGTACCATCATTGTTTTAAAAGCGACTTATTTATGAAAAAGTGCATCCTATTATTCTCGATAATTGTCTTAGTAGCAAGCTGTGTGCAAGAAAAGGAAATAAGCTCTATAAATCCTGAAAACTGGACCAAGAGAAAAGCGACTATAAAAACGGTGGATTCTTTAGAACATGGTAAATCTTACTTATCTATCTATTCCCAAATATATAGCAGCTCTGAACATAAGACCCATAATTTAACGGCTATGGTAAGTTTACGCAATACCAGTGATGTAGACACCATATACTTGACCAAAGCCGAGTATTTTGATACCCATGGCGTATCATTACGCAACTACTTTAATCACCCAATATATTTGGCACCTCTTGAAACCGTAGAAATCATTATTGATGAAATGGATGTTGAAGGCGGTACAGGTTCTAATTTTATTTTTGAATGGCATGCACCCAAAAATTCCCCAGAACCATTATTTGAAGGCGTAATGAATTCCACTGTTGGGCAACAAGGACTTTCGTTTACCACACAATCCAGAAGAATTAACTAAAGCTATTTAGTACTTATAGAACTTAGTACTCTTATTAACATCAAAATCTTGAATCTGTAAAACGTAAAGACCAGAAGGTAGGTCTGAAACATTGATTCTTGAGTTTGTGGCCGCATCCATTTTTAATTCCACACCGCTAGTGCTCATTATTCTATAAACCGCCGTATCCGATGTTTTTACGTTCAACTGAATTTCATCTACCGCAGGGTTAGGGTAAACATTAAAAGGAATTTGAGAATCGGCACTTAAAGCGCTTAACGTTTCCAATTGGGTCTCCTCACCCATAAAAGTAAACGTAGCTACATCACTATATTCAGAAGCAATGTTCTGTGAGCAGAATGTTCTTAATCTAAAAGAGTAGGTTTGATCTAATGACAATCCCTTCCAAATAAAGCTATTGACAGAAATATACTTGGTAGTCCATTCTTCCTGATATATTTCTTTGTACTGAATTTCATATAAGGCATCATCACTATCATTCCAATTTAATGTTACTTGAGCTGCTTCTGCTTGTTCTAAAGCAACTTCAGGGGCATCAATAGAACAAGAAGTCATTAAAACGCCAGATACTATCAAGGAAAAATCTTGAGCATCGTTAACAAGTTCTCCTTTATGGGTAACCGTAATGGTATACGTACCACTTGCATTGGGGATTTCAATTCTTTCAAAAGGATCTACTTTATTATCCCCTTTGGTAGCTGCACTATTGGCTTGAGCCGGGTTCAATTTCCAAGGTAAAAAGGTTTGTCCGTTTTTTGTAACTCTTATATCAAGATCGTTTACCAAGGCAGCCGTTGTGCTGTTCAGCTCACCCGTATTTACAACGCTAGATTGTACATCTGTCCAAGAAATAGAAGCGATCAATGTGTCATCACCATTGGCAGTAACCTCAAATGAAAAAGAATCGCCGTTTTGTAAAGACTCTTCTGCCACGTAGCTTGTAAAATCTTTATTGTTCAATAACTCGGCAGCACTTTTAGCATTCATGATACCCCATCCCATTTTGTAATCAGGACCTTCAGCATCTATATCATCTGCAGTATGCAAAGCCAAACCCTTTAATGTAGCGGCTTTCATGTACGCACCGTAAAGCTCTTCATGATATTGTTGCAACAATAATAACGAGCCCGTAACCCCAGGTGTAGCCATTGACGTACCCGAAGATGTTTCATAACTAGTATTGCTGGCAGCATCTGTAGACAACACAGCACCACCGTTACCTGCCAAATCTGGCTTAATTCTACCATCATCAACAGGACCAAAGCTACTGTATGCGGAAACATCGGCACTTTTAAGGTTTCCGTTGTTATCTATTTTAGAATTGGCACCAGCAACCGTAATATTGTTCTTAGAAATTGTAAAACCCAATAACACATCAAATCCGTCTGCAGTTTTACCGTATGTAGGTGTGTCATTATCCATGCTTTTTTGAGCATTTCCAGCTGCGGTAACCATTAAATAATAAGGAGCGTTGTACATAATTTTATCCCAGTCCTGAGCAACTTTGGTATAGGCACCAAAATACCAATCTGGTACACGATCAGCCTTAATCCCGTAAGAATGGTTAGAAAGCAAAAGACCATTGGCAGCTGCTTCTGCTACCTCTATTTTATCTCTTGTCCAATCGTGAGAAATAACATTGGCCTTATTGGCAACACCTCTAGCATCTTTTTTAAGACCTGTAGAGATAATACTGCCCGTAACATGGGTGGCATGGGTATCTACTTCAGAATTCTCATCTCCGATCGCAATTCTAGAAGTATACTCTACATGATGTTGTAATGCAATACCGGCATCCCAAACCCCAACCTTCATACCATCACCGTTTAAATCCAAACCCATTACACCATCTGTATTTAAAGTACTTGCTCTTGACACCAAACCTGCTTCATCTGAATATGTTTCATAGTATAGCGGACTACCATCAGCACCTATACCCTGTAATTCAATTTTTTTACCATTGGCCAACGTTTCTTTAATTTTCCAATTGTTCAGTTTGGCCACCTCTTTTAATTTTGTTCTTTCAAGAGCGTATTCAGAAATTAAGTTAGACCTGAAACTTGCCAAAGCCGTTTTCTTATTGTTTTCCGAAATTTGCAAACGTTGTTGAGAGGTTTGTGCCATGGCCATTTGGCCCATAGTGAACACAAATAATAGTAGCAAAAGTATACTACTAGCACGGTAGGTAGATTTGTAGGTAGTCATCGTTAGGTTATTATTGTAAGATTTGGACTACAAATATAATAACCATGGGCAGTGTTCGGTGAATGAACACTTTTATTCGATGAATTACCTAAACATTACAGCGAACCTGTTGTGAAAACGCTATTTTTTGATGTGTAAGATTTTTCTTTCTAATTATTTCCCTGCTAAGAGTTGAAAGTAAACATAGCATAGACCGGAAAGTGATCGCTATAACCCCCTAGATATTTGTCAGAAACGAACGTTCTATACGGAGTACCTTTATATTTTCCCTTCTTTTCCCGAAGCGATTTATGGTCAAAAATATCCGCCTTATCAAAACTATGGGTGTTCTTTTCATAATTGAAAAATGAATTGGAGACCAAAATTTGATCGAACATATTCCACTTGCTTCCATACACGGAAGACCCTCGGCTATTTGGAATATGCAAAGTTTCCATAGGGTTAAATAGTCCGGCTTCATCTTTTAAGGTTTGCATACTTAAAGAAGATGGATCATCATTAAAATCGCCCATGACAATAATATTGGGGTCCAATTCTTCCATTTTAATAGCTTCAATACGCTGAATTATTTCCTTTGCCGCAATTACGCGTTTATATTCCGTCTCAACACCGCCATCTCTTCTAGACGGCCAATGATTTACAAATACATGCACCAACTCTTTATTCAACTCTCCCTTTACATATAGTATATCCCTAGTGGTATCCCTTACGCCCCCAACATTATCTACCAACAAAGCCAATGGTTCTGCATGCAACACTTTAAAAAAGCGTTTACGGTAAATTAGTCCAGTATCTATACCACGTTCATCGGGAGAATCAAAATGTATAAAACCATAGTCCACATCATCTAAAGGATCGGTATCTAACAATGCCTTGAGCACACTATTGTTCTCTGCTTCTGCCACACCTATTAAGGCA
The sequence above is a segment of the Maribacter dokdonensis DSW-8 genome. Coding sequences within it:
- a CDS encoding endonuclease/exonuclease/phosphatase family protein, whose translation is MRLPFFKKKTKKQRYTVAFYNLENLFDPERNVNILDKDFTPNGVKKWTVEKYQRKLQKLAKTIFKIGDEEHPYPPALIGVAEAENNSVLKALLDTDPLDDVDYGFIHFDSPDERGIDTGLIYRKRFFKVLHAEPLALLVDNVGGVRDTTRDILYVKGELNKELVHVFVNHWPSRRDGGVETEYKRVIAAKEIIQRIEAIKMEELDPNIIVMGDFNDDPSSLSMQTLKDEAGLFNPMETLHIPNSRGSSVYGSKWNMFDQILVSNSFFNYEKNTHSFDKADIFDHKSLREKKGKYKGTPYRTFVSDKYLGGYSDHFPVYAMFTFNS